CGGAAAACTCTTCGTCTGACTCGATTGCGAAGTGCAACTCCTCTCGGGTTTCGAAGGGGTGACAGGTGCATCATTATATTCTAGGTGGTCAGGTTAAAAACTAGAACAACGGGTGCTAGCAAAGACTTACCCTAGGCGTGTATTTTCATCTTCAAACACGGGATTGCTGTTGCTTGATGACGGTTTGGTCCATACTTAACGTGGCAGTCCAGCTGGCATTGATTGTGAATGTTCCCACGCTGGAGGTCGCGTACGCCGCGGACCAAACTGTCAGCTTCCTACTCCGGTACCCCAAGACGACGCCAATAAAAGGCGAAGCTAGACACCGTGATAACCTGTCTTCTGTCTCGTTGAAGAAGATTATTCAAAATAGCCACTCGAGCCATTGATCTATCTTAAGCTGGTACGTGAGTTCAGTCGGTTTTTTCTCATCCGAAGCTGAACTTCCTTTCTCTGATTGACAGTGGAAGATAGGAGTAAAGTCATCTGAACAGAAGGGAAAAACTGAAGAATGGTCGCCACACGAACGAAGTTCGTTCCTCGCCGATGCCTGGGACAGTCCACATCAGGTAAGCCTCTCAATGTACGGCTGTGGAAGAAGGATAGCTAAGGTTGGTAATGGTTTAGGGGGGGCTTGAGAAAACCACCGCGCTTTTCATGCACACGAACAGGTACTCGAGCGCTCGTTCCGTGCGACGGGCCTGCCAGAAGATGTCTGCCTCTTCAAGTAGACAACTTGTGAACTTTTGGAGCACTGCCAATATATTGCGGACGAAAGCGAACCTGCGAAGGTACGTCGTACCATGATCTGCCGATGATTAACCCCACGATTAACCTGCTCTAGGCCGCCGTATCGTACCCGAGGTCTGAACAACCACTTGACCTTCCAGTTCATCAGTACAACAGGAATTTTCTTCATTTACGGGGGTACCGGGCCTGCGCACCTTCCCCACACACACACCACCTCAACTCCAACTGCATCAGCCTTGATTCGATTCCTTCTTCGTTCCGCGTATTCGATTATTCTCCGCCACCGCTCATAAACCGGCCGTGGGTTAGCAACTCAAAAATAGCTATTCTTCTTCGACCGGCGTATTCTGTTCAATGTCAAACCTTGGTCCTCGATCAATTGTTCAATTGTGCATGCAACCTTTCACCTACCGAGCGCCTTTTGCCGTTGGCTCTCTACACTAGCGGCTCGAATTATTACCATACTCAGGTAAACCTAAACTCAGACTGTGCTACGATGTCTGGATGAAGCACCGAAGTAGGACGCGATGGCGGGAAGGAATACATGGCCGCTTCAGATCTGTTTGCATTAGCCTCAAACGACGTATTCTAGTAAGTCAATAAATCAGCCTACTTCAGGGTCTAGAGCGCTGAACGCGGGATGATCGTCATTCACAGCGATTTTCACGAACATCGGGTACACGTGTACTGAAGGATCGTTTACCGACGTTGGCATCAAGGTACACACGACTTGTAAACGCGGGAATTGTGGGAAATCCTCAGTATGTAAATTAAATTTCCTTCTGCCACCGGCGTGGGTCATTTATTACGTCTACAGGTTATAAAGGCAATGGAACACTTGGACAGTTTGACTTTTTCTCCCCAACCCCTTCCAAATGTCGTCGCAATCCGACTCTGATGTCAGCTTAACTCGGACGAAGGGATGCCTAAAGAGTAGTAGAACAAGTccgaagaaggagaaggaacaccCTCACGTTGCGTGGTGTAGTGAAGATGAAGGCCTCGAGCACGTTTATACGGCAGACGATTGGGATAGGACTGCCGTTGAGCCTGCGCATCAGCCGCTGAGCGATAGGTGAGTGGTGGTTTTTTCTCAACGAGATCGTGGGTTAGTGAACTCCAACGCCATGATCAAGTGACATATTGGAGCTGAAAGCGATCCAACAAACGCTTCCACTGGCTCATCAGTTACCGGATCCGTATACTGGGAAACCGGGAAAACAGTATTTGACGAGGGTGCCGATTGTGTTGTTGCCGTTGGGTCCTTCGTAGAACTTTTTCTCGGCCTTGCGATGGGGAGGATACTAAGATCTACCGTTCGAGACCAACACCAATCACCCAAGCCCATAGTCTTACCACATACCCATCCATGTTACATTACCTACCGTGGAACCTAATTCTCGTCGGTGAACGAGACTTGATACCATGTCGACGTCTTGGCCTTTCACTCGGTGTTCTTCATGTCAAAATTACCCGCGACTCAGTCATTTTAGTGTTAGTGGGTGACAGATCATTGAACTATGTACCCACCTTCACGCTCATTTAGGCTTCCTTTGTGTGGGGTCTATGACTCGATACCATTGAATAGTAATACCGTTATGTTCTCCATTTTATTCTTGACTTAATTTGAGTCGTTCAGCGTTTTGTAGGAGTCTCCAAGAACTCGCGACAAGGTCTAATAGTGTAGTGGTTATCACAGTGGATTCTGATTCATGAAGTTGACAATGTGGCCTAGAATTCCACTAACCCAGGTTCGAGTCCTGGTTAGACCTTGAATGTGCCTCGAAGTATTTATTTTCTTACTAAGTATTTAATGCTGAGCTCTAGAAAAGCGAAAAGCGATAATCCATAAAAACAGGCCGTATTCTGAATTCCGGGCAAAATCTCTCGGACACAGGGTATATGGTATACAAGGTAAGtctctctcttctctccctcttcaACTCGAAAAAACTTGATTTCGGTCGATTTCTCCACAGACATACGCCATAAGCCATATCATTGACTATATCGCGTGCAGTGACGACCCCTTGAGTGAAAGTTCAGTTCCCACGACTCGtttctctccttcccttCGCGCACAAGATCATATTGAAGTCTTATCCAAGTCTTCGTATTTGAAAACAGTGATATACAGAAGGATGGTGTGTTGGCCGGTTGTATTCTCGTTATAAATTCACAGAATCGTCTACGCTACATGGCTCCGCATGTATAGCTCGCACGGCTATTTCTCAACCCTTTTGTGATTTATCTGAACTTGCTTTTGAGAAGACCTACTGACTGGCATCAAGCATCCTGAATTGGCCAGTCGCCGCTTCATGGTAACTGGATAGAGGTCAAGAAAAGAGATCTCGATTGTACGGTCGCTTACGGTCGAATTTTACCCTTTTTTTTGGATACTATCACCGGCAGTAACTGGAGCGCTATCTCTTTCAATCGACTTTCAGAGGCAAAACGTATCACATTATCTATAGCTCGAAAGCCACAACTGTAACATGGATCTGAGGAAATAGAGGGGGGGAAAGTTGATGCTACCCTCGATATGGTGAGCAAACTCAGGATCTACAGACGAGAATGTTCACTGCCCACGTACTTCGTCACGGTAATTACCTCTTTCGGCCCCTCCCGGGAtacctcatcgacatcccttGCCTGGCCAATTCTGTCGTTCCGTTGTCGTAATCAGAACTCCGTCCGAATATTTGAATGTTCGAACGGTCAAGTGTGGGGACATCAAGTATGGCAACATCGTTCGGGGAAAAAAACTGATGTGAGTTCCCCATGAATTTTATTAACCCTTAGGGTTCATCACATTCCCCGCTTTTGAATTTTCACAATGCGCCACAGACTGCAATTACTGACGTCGCATTTGCAGCCGTGGAAAGAAATTCACCATCGCCAGAGGCCTCAACCATATGCCAGTTGCACTTCAGGTTCTGAACAAGCCAACTCCCGATACGCTTTATGACAGGTCTTTGAAACCTCAATCACCGATCCTTCAAACTCGGAGCCTTTTCAGTTGTTTGTGTTGTTCCTTAAGCTGTCAAGAGGGCAGTAGTACTCTGGAACTCGAATTGTGCCTATAAAACCTCGGTTGAACCTATTAATTCCTTTCGAACCCCCAACAAACCAGCTTGCGTACCCACGCAAAATGCACCTTGCTGCCCTCAAAACTCTAGCATTCGTGGCAGTTACCGCTGCCTTACTGTTACAGAGCACTAAATGTGGGTGTCGGCTGTCTTACGACTAATTCACCGTTCATACTGAGCAGGCTTCCACAGTCCCACTGACCAGTGGCGGACTAGGATGTATCTCCGCGTCATCCAACGCCATCGGCGCTCCCGTAGTAGCTCATACTTGCAGTACGGAAGATCCCTCCAAGCATGAGTGGGATTTCACTCGAGTCATCGATATGCAAACCCCTGTACCTCAACCGTACAAGATCTTTGGTGACAAGGCACGTTCTCTACTCAAATTCCGGGACGATTTCAACGAATTTACATTTACCTTTCAAAGTGCCTAGACGTAACGGACGGCATAAACGCCGACGGGACTAAACTTCAAGTCTGGACCTGCGTTGACGGAAACACAAACCAGCAGTGGATCGAGTCTGTCAATGATCTTACCTTCCGATGGGCTGGAACAGATAAATGTATCGATCTCACGGACGGTAACCTCACAGATGGAAATCAACTGCAAATCTGGACTTGCGACTTGACTCGGAATAATCAGAATCAGCGATGGGCCATCAAACCTCCTCTTGCTCTTCAACAGGTCGGCTCCGAAATTGGCTGGAGGGGCGGCGGAGTGTACCAGACTACTCCTTGCCTAAGTGCATCTTCCAACACTGATGGCGCTGGACTCGTGTTTGATAATTGTGTCGAGCCTGGTGGAGATGTTACCTGGGATACAGTACCCAGTTCTGGATCTACTGGTCAGATTAAGACGTTCGATGGGACCAAATGTCTCGATGTTCGTGATGGGAATGGGACTAATGGAAACCCACTCCAGATCTGGTCGTGTGTTGAAGGGAATATAAACCAGCTGTGGAATATGGACATTGACGGACCGGAAAATTCGGGTGGGAAGTTGATTTCTTGGGCTGGGACGAATAAGTGTGTGAGAGCTGTGGGTTCTCTTCAACTGGCAGTCTGCTTGTTCAAACTGACCAGTTCCATCCTTGATGTTTTGTTTAGTTTGAGATTTGGGATTGCGATCCCAACGACCGCTACCAGTGGTGGGTCGCACTTCCTGTCTACTCGACGAACTAGTACAATATGTTAGAGATTgagactcaaaaaaaaataatttgaGGTAACAAAGTATCTCCAGTGTGGTAACTAGGTACCGGTGCATAATCAACTCCTCAGTTTGGCACTCACCTTCAGCACTGAGCTCAGAGTATCGATCTACACAGGCGACCAATAGAGGCTCCGTTTTTGTAGCTCATAGTTCACGTTTTACAAAGGTCTGACAACGATCCTGGGGTGCAATGATGTAGATTATCATTCAATGCCGTCGGTAAACATTTTCATTTGAGATGTCGACGTCATTGGAAGAAATGGTGCCAGAATTACACGACAAGTGGGCGCTTGTAGGCGCAGATGCCAGCAGCATGAACTGAGACCCGCCGACTGTTGTGACCTCGGAATTCACAAGGCGTCAACTTGCTCACGACTACCATGAAGGGCCACTCTGTAGACGGCCGAAAAGAGGGGGTACATCGTCAGGGCAGTTGGACTCGGTGAAGAGGACGCCATGATAAGCTCTCCGCAGCGAAATGAGTCGCGCCACGGGAGATTGGCCCAAAATGTCCCCCCCCCCTCTTGCACACCCCTTCGTCTGATCAGTTTGATCTCAAACTCGGGACAATTTGCACCAACGGCAACATGTTTTCCCCTACACTAATGCTGTCATCCGATTTCCGTGGGTCACGGCGTTATCGGTTTATTGTCCTCGCTGTCGCGGTCACCTTCGTTGTTGTCTGTCCCTGTTCAGAGTTCGGATTCCTGACAATGCTAGAAAGCTAACGAAGCTCATTCGAATAAAAGATGGGATCAGATACCGACGAGTAGAGACCTGGAGTTGACACTAGAAGGTCAATAGCGTCCTTTCAATCCAAAGCTGATTCGAGGCTTAGATATAATTCTAAACTTACCTCTATGGAGGCTGGGTGATTGAACATGACGTTGATGTTCGTACCACCACAGCACCAAGGGCAAATCAGAGATTATTAAAGTTCGAACATACCGAATGACGGAGTTCCGCACAATTCGGAGGCTTCATGCGCGCGCGAACAGCAGGCCTGAAAAGCTTCCAGGTTATGTAACTGTCTTCGCCTTTTGAAAGCTTTCTGCAGTAAGTCTTCTTGTCCTGATGAAGGCCAGGAAAGGCATTGCAAAAAGCTGGAATGGGTGTCCCAGAGCGTCTTGATGTATGCGCTAGCATAGAGAATTCGggaaaggtcttcccaatACTGAGCAATCGCGTGTTTATATAGGTAGATACTAAGACTCACCATTCACCATTGAGTACATCGCGCACCTCCGAACATCTGTTCTACATGGTCTCCTCCGAGTTGATGACTTGAGTCGCTATCTTGGCGTGGGTAGCAGAGTCAGGAAAATTAGGACGGGACTCAAGTCAAGTCGGAAGTTGAGAGTGCAAACCTCCAAACCGGACTCGAACCTGGATTAAGGgaaaacagagatgaagTCGAAGGACGATATGTGTCACCAACCTGTGACTTGGTGACTACACTTACCGTCCTTCACCATCGTCCGTCATGGTGAACACAGACTATTGAACTTACCAACAACTTGTTCCACATGCATAGGAACCAGAGGAAACCGATATGCTCTGAGGACCAGCAACCCAACGAAAACATCAACAAACGTCTCCAGGATGCGCCTCCTGCAATCTTAGTAGCGAGTTCTCGTACACAAACTGCTTCTAGCGGCCGCAAGCGTGGATGGGTGGATAGAGGGAGTACTCGTTGGGTAGGACGTCGTCGTAATCATGGTCGTGGACGAGGCGGGTGGAATTGGGGTCTTGGAGGACACGATGGAAATAACCCTTCTGAGGGTTCATCCAGGTTCGGCGGGAAGCCCAACGCCGGCGGTTTTCACTCATTCGAAGGAATCGCGCGCGATGATAGGAATTTTGGGAGTTTCGCATCGTCTTCGACGGCTTACTGGGAAGCGACAGGAGGGGAATCCTGCACTGATACATTTCCTCATCGCATGCCAACACTTGGCAACTTCACTGGACCCCGCAATGGGACCAAGGCAAAACGAAAGTTCACGCCACAAAGGCCTCAGCGGTCAACTATTCCAACAACTTCATCACCACTGCTAGGCGAATCTGTTTCGTTATTTACTCCTCCACCGTCGCCTCGGCGAGAACCCTCCTCCTTACCTTTTGAGGAAATATCATCTATTTTTCCTCAGGCAACACCTGAATGTCGGTCACCATCACAAGGCCACTCAGATACCCTTACTCCTAGACTACCGACCCCTCATCGTTCCTCACACTCCCATTCTTCTCCAAGACAGTACAGAGATATCGCTGTGCAGGCTGAGGAGGAAAAGGTGTTGATACCTAGGAAACGAACCCTGATCTCCTCCCCAGTTCTTGGAGCCACTGTGCTTCCTGCCCATCCGTCTAGTCCCAAGAGGCTAAAAGCGTCGAATCCAAAGATCCAAACAGAGGTCAAGGTAGAACGTCGGAGTCCCGTGGCGGTCCTTGTCTCTGCATCGCCATCCCAAACTCCCCCTTCGGTACCACACTCATTATCGAACAACCAGAGGGAATCGCAGTGTGCGCCTACTCCTTGCTTATTTGAACCTATCTAATTCACATCAGCGAGTTCCGAAATGGCGATGCTCGAGCCAGGCCGAGCAATCAAGTTGGAATCGGCGATTATTTCTATCTTTGAACCAGTTGGGGTGAATCCTGGCATGGAGATACCGATTCGACATGCGGgtcctcaagctcaagtcaTCATAAAAAGAGAGCGAAGCCCCAGTCCTCTGCCTTCACCTCCTCGCCTGAAATTGACATCTCGAGCGGAATGGTTTCCACTGCCCGACAATTGCCAAAAATCCCACTACAAGTGGGTGGACAATCGGATGGCTCTGTTTCAATGTGAAGCGGCCAAGTTTACTCGGAGGAGGTTCAAGATCACTAAACAGTTGTGGAGGTAGGTATTGAAACTGATTGATCTTGTAACCACTAATGTCTGCGTCTTTCGTTAGGCCTGACGGATTGGTTATTGAATGGTAAGCACCTCTATCCCGTCAATTTGTAACAATGGTTTGATTAGATCGCTGCAGGACCAGCCCTTGTTCGGTGTGGTCAGATACTCTGGAACCAACGTCACCTGGAGCCGCACCTACTACtttcgacgatgaagacgttGAATTTATCGACCTTACATCTGGTGATCCCTCATTACGCTCGTCAAGTTCCGCCCAGGGTGATCGTTCTGGAGTCCCATCTTCGTCAATCACACCTTCCCATACCATCTCTACTACCTCCACTCCTGGAAGTCCCGGGACTGTGGGCTTTCAAGCTCCACCTGATCGCACCTCCGAGAACTCATCATCTTTGAAGATAACTCCCAGACGTATGATGCCCCCATTGTTTGTCGGAGCTCCCCAACCGAACTCCTCTATTTCTGCGTCCCGGCAGGCGAGAGTAAACCTTCATCATACACCAAACCCTTCACTGCCAACGACATCATGGTCAGACTTAAAAGCGACATTGCTTGCACCATCTAAGCCTTCTGGGAAAGCCATGAAGGTTAATTGTGAAACTTCCGCTGCCTCTTATGCCGCCGACCCTCCTCCCACATCTAAACAACCCATATCGTTGGTGCCTCAGTGGAACAATACTTCCGGACAACCCCTCATACAAATGTTACGTGCAGCTGCAGCAACCTTGCATTCCCATGGCATGGACAACGTCGATGTTAGCAGTCTCCCTCTTCATCCTTATTACACTCCGTGTCCTTCTAAGATGGTTGACAATAATGCATTGGTAAACGACCTAGAGCCAATGCCAGCCGAATCTGCGGATTTGCCCGTGGAACATGTTAATGAAGACTCGGATGTAGACGATGTTCCCCTCTTGAAGCGGTTGCAGCATCAGGTCACCCAACCATCGTCGAATGTCAAGGAACATCAGCCTCCAAAGATACCACGTCCCGCGACATCTCTCATTCGGAATGTGGAGGATTCGAACGATTCTGATGACGATAAGCCACCCCATAAGCGATACAGGCGAAAGCAAGTCAGCGTTATGCCGCCACAGCAACCTTCGGGTTTGATGGCTGCCTCGGTCAGCCGAGCTGATGCTGATACGTGTTCGCATCACTATCGTATTGATGTGTCAAACGAGGGAAATGGTATCAAGATGGAGCACCATGAGATGACTTTCAAACGAAATGGGTATGCGAACGTCAAAACTGATGTTCCTCTCACCTCCAAATCCCATCCGAGGTCCATCAAACCTTGGGCACCTCCTGCTAAGTCGTTGGTTCCTCCTCGACAAGTAACATCTCGATCTTGGTCTTTGTTTGACTCTGACTGTGGCTCTGATGGTTCGCTCGATCATTCGGTTGTCGGTGGAGGCACGCGAGGGGAAGAGGGTGACGAGGCGAAAGAGATGGAGGATGTTCAGAATCATCTTGTTCGAACTTCCCCGTCTTCTAACTCGTGAAGCTCGAAGGACTGAGGTGGGATAAATGTTAAGTGTTGATATGGATAGATATGGGTTTGCACTTTGCTTCGTACGTGTGGCAGGGGTTGACCGGGGAACCTGCAACCCGAAAACATATAAACGAATTCAATTTTCTTGGATTACTTATCGATGTCTGGGCTCTTTCAAGTTTCCCATTGCTTAAAGGGTTTACTACTGCATTGTTTTGTTGTTCATGGGGCCTTGCTCTTGAGATCTACTTGCTGTAAGCTCCTTGACTTCTATAGACTATACCAATTAATTCTCCTCCATCTGGAAACCACTCCCAGACTACATGGTCCTTGATAGTATAAATAGTCATATAGTACACATAGCTTGATACCCTCTACATAGTAACTACCATATTTGGCAGAACTCTATGTAGCACTATCATGCACTATATACTTTATGCTCAAGGGGTTATGTCCTATCTTGGCAGTTGAATCGTGCACAGTTGCATAGAGACCAGATTGGGATGATCAATATACAATGCTGTCACTTCGGTTTACTCTTTGCATTGAAATTATTGGCAGGGGGTGTTGTGAATAAAAGAACTCAGTGCAATCAACATCAACTATATTTATGTATAAGTACCTGTTGTGAATAAAAGAACTACAAGAGACCGTTAGAACCATAACAAGTAAAGATGTAATCTAGGGCTCACCTCAGTGTGATCAACGTCAACTGAGGGAGCCCGACTTGTATGTAAAACTATATAAGAGTATCAAATGTAAATAGAATGAAATAAGAAATAATAAACAGAAACTGGAGGCATAATGATAAGGGGCATCCGAGGAGAAAGGATGTGGCTGTGGAGGACGGATGAAGTATGATACTCAACAGGGGGATGATATTATAATTTATGGTAAGGTAGATGTCATTCATAACCCACTAACCCCACATGATTTAGTGTGACACTTCCACACTGGGCCTCTGCTTGTACTCATAACCGTTTTTCTCAACACAACTCCCATTTGTGCCATCCACCAGAGCTTTTCTGAGGATTTCTTCTCTCAGAATTACAGTGTTTGGTATGTCCTATCCACTCATGTCAAAAGCTATTCAGTTTATCAATTCAAAAATTCCCTGATATAGAAATAGTACCCGAGGAACTGTATTAGATGGCACCCCCGAAAAAATCAACCGTTGCACAATGAGAAAACTTAATGAAGGCAGGAGGAAAGGTGAAGTTCTTCTAGTGGACTCATTTTTTATCTCTACTAGATTTCTCAACTGGGCACTCCACTATACCAACACCATACTGATGTGTACATGAAGGGACTGAATGGGAAAGAAGCTGCATATGGTGCACTACAGTAGGATGAGGTTAGTTGAGAATAGATCGCTTTGAAGCACATATATtcaaactgtggtttaaTACATATTGAACTACATGTTAATATTGAACTAAAGAGCAGGTTCAACTGTGCAGTTCAACTAAACTGTAATACTATTGAGTACTTATGAAATGTTAGATTGTACACTAAGCAATTCAACTAGAAGtacaagtagaagaagataaTAAATACAAAATGCAGTGTAGTATAATAGTGAGTAGTATTATTGTTAATAAGGTATAGGGCCAATGAAGGCTGATATTagtgattttgattgtgttacacctgcatGTGGTCCCGTGATGTGGTCCTGTGATAtgtacttaccatttttggatgtggctgtgtaatCCCTACTGGTAGGGAAATTTGTCACACATAACCTTTTATAGTAAGTGGGAAGAAGTCACACTCATGTCATACCATCTTCCACCTCTCTTAGACTCTAGTTCATCTCAATATAAAATACCATTTTTATGATTTGGTATTCAACTTGTGTGTTGA
Above is a genomic segment from Marasmius oreades isolate 03SP1 chromosome 4, whole genome shotgun sequence containing:
- a CDS encoding uncharacterized protein (CAZy:CBM13): MHLAALKTLAFVAVTAALLLQSTKFPLTSGGLGCISASSNAIGAPVVAHTCSTEDPSKHEWDFTRVIDMQTPVPQPYKIFDVTDGINADGTKLQVWTCVDGNTNQQWIESVNDLTFRWAGTDKCIDLTDGNLTDGNQLQIWTCDLTRNNQNQRWAIKPPLALQQVGSEIGWRGGGVYQTTPCLSASSNTDGAGLVFDNCVEPGGDVTWDTVPSSGSTGQIKTFDGTKCLDVRDGNGTNGNPLQIWSCVEGNINQLWNMDIDGPENSGGKLISWAGTNKCVRAFEIWDCDPNDRYQWWVALPVYSTN